The Streptomyces aurantiacus genome includes a region encoding these proteins:
- a CDS encoding MIP/aquaporin family protein, translating into MSSSDIFIGETIGTAILILLGGGVCAAVTLKASKARNAGWLAITFGWGFAVLTAVYTSAPLSGAHLNPAVTLAIAIKDDAWSNVLTYWSGQLLGAMIGAALVWVAYYGQFLAHLTDREIVGGPGTQDTKSVEAREAKAGPVLGVFSTGPEVRVAWQNVATEIIGTVVLVLAVLTQGLNDSGKGLGTLGALITALVVVSIGLSLGGPTGYAINPARDLGPRIVHALLPLPNKGGSDWSYAWVPVVGPLIGGAIAAGLYNVAFA; encoded by the coding sequence GTGTCCAGCTCCGACATCTTCATCGGCGAGACCATCGGTACCGCCATACTCATCCTGCTCGGCGGTGGCGTGTGCGCCGCCGTCACGCTGAAGGCCTCCAAGGCGCGCAACGCCGGGTGGCTCGCCATCACCTTCGGGTGGGGCTTCGCGGTGCTGACCGCCGTCTACACATCGGCGCCTCTCTCCGGCGCCCATCTGAACCCGGCCGTGACCCTCGCGATCGCCATCAAGGACGACGCCTGGAGCAACGTCCTGACCTACTGGTCGGGCCAGCTCCTCGGCGCCATGATCGGTGCGGCGCTCGTGTGGGTCGCGTACTACGGACAGTTCCTCGCACACCTCACCGACCGCGAGATCGTGGGCGGCCCCGGTACGCAGGACACCAAGTCCGTGGAGGCGCGGGAGGCCAAGGCCGGCCCGGTGCTCGGCGTCTTCTCCACCGGCCCGGAGGTCCGGGTCGCGTGGCAGAACGTCGCCACGGAGATCATCGGCACGGTCGTGCTGGTGCTCGCCGTCCTCACGCAGGGCCTCAACGACAGCGGCAAGGGTCTCGGCACCCTGGGCGCGCTGATCACCGCCCTCGTGGTCGTCAGCATCGGTCTCTCGCTCGGTGGCCCGACGGGGTACGCGATCAACCCGGCCCGTGACCTCGGTCCGCGCATCGTGCACGCCCTGCTGCCCCTGCCCAACAAGGGCGGTTCGGACTGGAGCTACGCCTGGGTCCCCGTCGTGGGTCCGCTGATCGGCGGAGCGATCGCCGCAGGCCTCTACAACGTCGCTTTTGCTTAG
- a CDS encoding IclR family transcriptional regulator — MARNIQSLERAAAMLRLLAGGERRLGLSDIASSLGLAKGTAHGILRTLQQEGFVEQDGASGRYQLGAELLRLGTTYLDVHELRARALVWTDDLARSSGESVYLGVLHQQGVLIVHHVFRPDDSRQVLEVGAMQPLHSTALGKVLSAYDPVAHSEVLEAERQEFTVRTTIAPEAFEGVLDLTRARGYADDVEETWTGVASVAAPIHNQRRMPVGAVGVTGAVERVCKDGELRPELIAAVRDCARAVSRDLGAGRF; from the coding sequence ATGGCACGGAACATCCAGTCGCTCGAACGGGCGGCCGCGATGCTGCGGCTGCTCGCGGGCGGGGAGCGGCGGCTCGGCCTGTCGGACATCGCCTCGTCGCTGGGCCTGGCCAAGGGCACGGCCCACGGGATACTGCGCACGCTGCAGCAGGAGGGTTTCGTCGAGCAGGACGGCGCCTCCGGCCGCTACCAGCTGGGCGCGGAGCTGCTGCGTCTCGGGACGACCTATCTCGATGTGCACGAACTGCGGGCACGCGCCCTGGTGTGGACCGACGACCTGGCCCGCTCCAGCGGTGAGAGCGTCTACCTGGGAGTACTGCACCAGCAGGGCGTACTGATCGTGCACCACGTGTTCCGGCCCGACGACAGCCGGCAGGTGCTGGAGGTCGGGGCCATGCAGCCGCTGCACTCCACCGCCCTGGGCAAGGTCCTGTCCGCCTACGACCCGGTGGCGCACAGTGAGGTGCTGGAGGCCGAGCGCCAGGAGTTCACGGTGCGCACGACGATCGCGCCCGAGGCGTTCGAGGGCGTCCTCGACCTCACCCGGGCGCGCGGGTACGCGGACGACGTCGAGGAGACCTGGACGGGGGTGGCCTCGGTGGCCGCGCCGATCCACAACCAGCGGCGGATGCCCGTCGGCGCGGTGGGCGTCACGGGGGCGGTGGAGCGCGTCTGCAAGGACGGCGAACTGCGTCCCGAGCTGATCGCCGCCGTTCGCGACTGTGCCCGCGCGGTGTCCAGGGATCTGGGCGCCGGGCGGTTCTGA
- the metH gene encoding methionine synthase, with amino-acid sequence MASLPNPSLPSDSAYSRTRTDALREALATRVVVADGAMGTMLQAQDPTLEDFENLEGCNEILNLTRPDIVRSVHEAYFAVGVDCVETNTFGSNHAALAEYDIADRVYELSESGARIAREVADEFTASTGQQRWVLGSMGPGTKLPTLGHAPYTLLRDAYQRNAEGMIVGGADALLVETTQDLLQTKASVLGARRALEALGADLPLIVSVTVETTGTMLLGSEIGAALTALEPLGIDMIGLNCATGPAEMSEHLRYLARHSRIPLSCMPNAGLPVLGKNGAHYPLTPPELADAQETFVTEYGLSLIGGCCGTTPEHLRQVVERVRDLTPAPRTPRPEPGAASLYQTVPFRQDTAYMAIGERTNANGSKKFREAMLEGRWDDCVEMARDQIREGAHMLDLCVDYVGRDGVADMEELAGRFATASTLPIVLDSTEVPVLRAGLEKLGGRAVINSVNYEDGDGPESRFAKVTKLAQEHGAALIALTIDEEGQARTPETKVAIAERLIEDLTGNWGIHESDILIDTLTFTICTGQEESRGDGIATIEAIRRLKERHPDVQTTLGLSNISFGLNPAARVLLNSVFLDECVKAGLDSAIVHASKILPIARFDEEQVTTALDLIYDRRREGYDPLQKLMALFEGATTKSLKAGRAEELAALPLDERLKRRIIDGEKNGLEQDLEDALRERPALDIVNETLLDGMKVVGELFGSGQMQLPFVLQSAEVMKTAVAHLEPHMEKTDDEGKGTIVLATVRGDVHDIGKNLVDIILSNNGYTVVNLGIKQPVSAILEAAKEHRADVIGMSGLLVKSTVIMKENLEELNQRKLAADYPVILGGAALTRAYVEQDLHEIYEGEVRYARDAFEGLRLMDALIAVKRGVPGASLPELKQRRVRATAQAVVEERPEEGAVRSDVATDNPVPEPPFWGTRVIKGIQLKEYASWLDEGALFKGQWGLKQARTGDGPTYEELVETEGRPRLRGLLDQLQTGNLLEAAVVYGYFPCVSKDDDLILLDEQGNERTRFTFPRQRRGRRLCLADFFRPEESGETDVVGLQVVTVGSRIGEETAKLFESNSYRDYLELHGLSVQLAEALAEYWHARVRSELGFAGEDPAEVEDMFALKYRGARFSLGYGACPDLEDRAKIARLLEPERIGVHLSEEFQLHPEQSTDAIVIHHPEAKYFNAR; translated from the coding sequence ATGGCCTCGTTGCCGAACCCGTCCCTTCCGTCCGACTCCGCCTACAGCCGGACCCGAACAGACGCCCTTCGCGAGGCGCTCGCCACCCGGGTGGTGGTGGCAGACGGCGCGATGGGCACGATGCTCCAGGCGCAGGACCCGACCCTCGAGGACTTCGAGAACCTCGAGGGCTGCAACGAGATCCTGAACCTCACGCGCCCCGACATCGTGCGCTCCGTCCACGAGGCGTACTTCGCCGTGGGCGTCGACTGCGTCGAGACCAACACCTTCGGCTCGAACCACGCGGCCCTCGCCGAGTACGACATCGCCGACCGCGTCTACGAGCTCTCCGAGTCCGGTGCCCGCATCGCCCGCGAGGTCGCCGACGAGTTCACCGCCTCGACCGGACAGCAGCGCTGGGTCCTCGGCTCCATGGGCCCCGGCACCAAACTGCCGACGCTCGGTCACGCCCCGTACACGCTCCTGCGGGACGCCTATCAGCGGAACGCCGAGGGCATGATCGTCGGCGGCGCCGACGCGCTGCTCGTGGAGACCACCCAGGACCTCCTGCAGACCAAGGCGTCCGTGCTCGGCGCCCGCCGGGCCCTGGAGGCCCTCGGCGCCGACCTGCCGCTGATCGTCTCCGTGACCGTCGAGACCACCGGCACCATGCTTCTCGGCTCGGAGATCGGCGCCGCGCTCACCGCACTCGAGCCGCTCGGCATCGACATGATCGGCCTCAACTGCGCCACCGGGCCCGCCGAGATGAGCGAGCACCTGCGCTACCTGGCCCGCCACTCCCGGATCCCGCTGTCCTGCATGCCGAACGCGGGCCTCCCGGTCCTCGGCAAGAACGGTGCCCACTACCCGCTGACCCCGCCCGAACTGGCCGACGCCCAGGAAACCTTCGTCACCGAGTACGGCCTCTCCCTGATCGGCGGCTGCTGCGGCACGACCCCCGAGCACCTGCGGCAGGTCGTCGAGCGGGTACGGGACCTGACGCCGGCGCCCCGCACCCCGCGCCCCGAGCCGGGCGCCGCCTCGCTCTACCAGACCGTGCCGTTCCGCCAGGACACCGCGTACATGGCGATCGGTGAGCGCACGAACGCCAACGGTTCCAAGAAGTTCCGCGAGGCCATGCTGGAGGGCCGCTGGGACGACTGCGTGGAGATGGCCCGCGACCAGATCCGCGAGGGCGCGCACATGCTCGACCTGTGCGTGGACTACGTGGGCCGCGACGGCGTCGCCGACATGGAGGAACTGGCCGGCCGCTTCGCCACCGCCTCCACCCTGCCGATCGTGCTCGACTCCACCGAAGTCCCCGTGCTCCGCGCCGGTCTGGAGAAGCTCGGTGGCCGCGCGGTCATCAACTCGGTCAACTACGAGGACGGCGACGGCCCCGAGTCCCGGTTCGCGAAGGTCACGAAGCTCGCGCAGGAGCACGGCGCCGCGCTGATTGCCCTGACCATCGACGAGGAGGGCCAGGCCCGCACACCCGAGACGAAGGTGGCGATCGCCGAGCGGCTCATCGAGGACCTCACCGGCAACTGGGGCATCCACGAGTCGGACATCCTCATCGACACCCTGACCTTCACCATCTGCACCGGCCAGGAGGAGTCCCGCGGCGACGGCATCGCCACGATCGAGGCGATCCGACGGCTCAAGGAACGCCACCCGGACGTGCAGACCACGCTGGGCCTGTCGAACATCTCCTTCGGCCTGAACCCGGCCGCGCGCGTCCTGCTCAACTCGGTCTTCCTCGACGAGTGCGTCAAGGCGGGCCTCGACTCGGCGATCGTGCACGCCTCCAAGATCCTGCCGATCGCCCGCTTCGACGAGGAGCAGGTCACCACCGCCCTCGACCTCATCTACGACCGCCGCCGCGAGGGCTACGACCCGCTGCAGAAGCTGATGGCCCTCTTCGAGGGCGCCACCACCAAGTCCCTCAAGGCGGGCCGGGCCGAGGAACTGGCGGCCCTGCCCCTGGACGAGCGCCTCAAGCGGCGCATCATCGACGGCGAGAAGAACGGCCTCGAACAGGACCTGGAGGACGCCCTCCGGGAGCGCCCCGCCCTCGACATCGTCAACGAGACGCTGCTGGACGGCATGAAGGTCGTCGGTGAGCTGTTCGGCTCCGGCCAGATGCAACTGCCGTTCGTGCTCCAGTCGGCCGAGGTCATGAAGACCGCGGTCGCCCACCTGGAGCCGCACATGGAGAAGACCGACGACGAGGGCAAGGGCACCATCGTGCTCGCCACCGTGCGCGGCGACGTGCACGACATCGGCAAGAACCTCGTCGACATCATTCTGTCCAACAACGGCTACACCGTGGTCAACCTCGGCATCAAGCAGCCCGTCTCCGCGATCCTGGAGGCCGCCAAGGAACACCGCGCGGACGTCATCGGGATGTCCGGACTGCTGGTCAAGTCCACGGTGATCATGAAGGAGAACCTGGAGGAGCTCAACCAGCGCAAGCTGGCCGCCGACTACCCGGTGATCCTCGGCGGCGCCGCCCTGACCCGGGCGTACGTCGAGCAGGACCTGCACGAGATCTACGAGGGCGAGGTCCGCTACGCACGCGACGCGTTCGAGGGCCTGCGCCTGATGGACGCGCTGATCGCGGTCAAGCGGGGCGTGCCCGGGGCGAGCCTGCCGGAGCTGAAGCAGCGCCGTGTCAGGGCCACCGCCCAGGCCGTCGTCGAGGAACGCCCCGAGGAGGGCGCCGTCCGCTCCGACGTGGCCACCGACAACCCCGTGCCGGAGCCGCCCTTCTGGGGCACCCGTGTCATCAAGGGCATCCAGCTCAAGGAGTACGCGTCCTGGCTCGACGAGGGCGCGCTGTTCAAGGGCCAGTGGGGCCTCAAGCAGGCCCGCACGGGTGACGGGCCGACGTACGAGGAGCTGGTGGAGACCGAGGGCAGGCCACGGCTGCGCGGCCTCCTCGACCAGCTGCAGACCGGGAACCTGCTGGAGGCGGCCGTCGTCTACGGCTACTTCCCGTGTGTGTCCAAGGACGACGACCTGATCCTCCTGGACGAGCAGGGCAACGAACGGACCCGCTTCACCTTCCCGCGCCAGCGCCGCGGCCGCCGGCTGTGTCTGGCCGACTTCTTCCGGCCCGAGGAGTCCGGCGAGACGGACGTCGTGGGCCTCCAGGTCGTCACCGTCGGCTCCCGGATCGGCGAGGAGACGGCGAAGCTCTTCGAGTCGAACTCCTACCGGGACTACCTCGAACTGCACGGTCTGTCCGTCCAGTTGGCCGAGGCGCTCGCCGAGTACTGGCACGCGCGCGTGCGTTCGGAGCTCGGCTTCGCCGGGGAGGACCCGGCCGAGGTGGAGGACATGTTCGCGCTGAAGTACCGCGGCGCCCGCTTCTCGCTCGGCTACGGAGCCTGCCCGGACCTGGAGGACCGCGCCAAGATCGCCCGCCTCCTGGAGCCCGAGCGGATCGGCGTCCACCTCTCCGAGGAGTTCCAGCTCCACCCGGAACAGTCCACCGACGCGATCGTCATCCACCACCCGGAGGCGAAGTACTTCAACGCGCGGTGA
- a CDS encoding HAD family hydrolase, with product MTSTVPALGTQTAEGSALQAVLLDMDGTLVDTEGFWWDAEVEVFARLGHALDDSWRHVVVGGPMTRSAGFLIGATGARIPLAELMVLLNDGFEDRIGRDLPLMPGAARLLAELAAHRIPTALVSASHRRIIDRVLVALGAQNFALTIAGDEVARTKPFPDPYLLAAAGLGADPARCAVIEDTATGVAAAEAAGCHVVAVPSVAPITPAARRTVVTSLEQVDLPFLRGLMTEKR from the coding sequence ATGACCAGTACGGTCCCCGCACTAGGTACCCAAACGGCCGAGGGCTCCGCACTCCAGGCCGTGCTGCTCGACATGGACGGCACCCTGGTCGACACCGAGGGCTTCTGGTGGGACGCCGAGGTCGAGGTGTTCGCCCGGCTCGGCCACGCGCTGGACGACTCGTGGCGCCACGTGGTCGTCGGCGGCCCCATGACGCGCAGTGCCGGCTTCCTCATCGGGGCCACCGGCGCCCGCATCCCCCTCGCCGAGCTCATGGTGCTGCTCAACGACGGGTTCGAGGACCGTATCGGCCGGGACCTGCCGCTCATGCCGGGCGCCGCGAGACTCCTGGCCGAGCTCGCCGCCCACCGGATCCCCACGGCGCTGGTCTCCGCCTCGCACCGCCGCATCATCGACCGCGTCCTGGTGGCGCTCGGTGCCCAGAACTTCGCCCTGACCATCGCGGGCGACGAGGTGGCGCGCACCAAGCCCTTCCCCGACCCGTATCTGCTCGCGGCCGCCGGGCTCGGCGCGGACCCGGCCAGGTGCGCGGTCATCGAGGACACCGCGACAGGAGTGGCCGCCGCCGAGGCCGCGGGCTGCCACGTCGTGGCCGTGCCGTCGGTGGCACCGATCACTCCGGCCGCCCGGCGCACCGTCGTGACCTCCCTGGAACAGGTCGACCTGCCATTTCTACGAGGCCTGATGACGGAAAAGCGCTAA
- a CDS encoding ABC transporter substrate-binding protein, producing the protein MNRKPLVLPAVIGLLVPVLAACGGSDSGGGGGDAIVVGTTDRFTAAKDAPAPLDPAFAYDVGTWNILRQTVQTLLVAPNGGGDPTPEAAEECGFTDSGNERYACTLRKDLKFSNGDKVTAEDVKFSIDRAMRIKADTGVFALLSTVDTVETKGDREVIFHLNTADATFPFKLSTPVAGIVNPDDYDKNKLRDGFDVSGSGPYTLEAEVKDNEMVKAVFSKNPNYQGTSKLKNDKVELRSFEATGAMGTALEKGDIDMMTRTISPAQIKKLQNDTETDVDLIEQPGLEIRYLGFNTDDPSVKTKAVRQAMAQVINRGELTSEVYGSGADPLYSMVPATVTGHANSFFNKYGDPSVSKAKELLSKASITTPVKLTLHYTDDHYGPATKEEFEVLQKQLNDSGLFKVGIEGEKWETFRPNEQKGDYEVYGMGWFPDFPDADNYLAPFLDKDNTIGSPYTNETIRGVLIPESRREADRLTASNSIEEIQSIVAEDVPVLPLWQGKQYIAAQDDITGAEYALNSSATLQLWELGRGVGG; encoded by the coding sequence ATGAACCGCAAGCCTTTGGTGCTGCCGGCCGTGATCGGTCTGCTCGTCCCGGTCCTCGCCGCGTGTGGGGGTTCCGACAGCGGGGGCGGTGGCGGCGACGCCATCGTCGTCGGTACCACCGACCGGTTCACCGCCGCGAAGGACGCCCCCGCACCCCTGGACCCGGCCTTCGCGTACGACGTCGGCACGTGGAACATCCTCCGCCAGACGGTGCAGACGCTGCTGGTCGCGCCCAACGGCGGCGGCGACCCGACGCCGGAGGCCGCCGAGGAGTGCGGCTTCACCGACTCGGGCAACGAGCGGTACGCCTGCACCCTGCGCAAGGACCTCAAGTTCTCGAACGGTGACAAGGTCACCGCGGAGGACGTGAAGTTCTCCATCGACCGTGCGATGCGGATCAAGGCCGACACCGGTGTCTTCGCCCTGCTGTCCACCGTCGACACCGTCGAGACCAAGGGCGACCGAGAGGTGATCTTCCACCTCAACACCGCCGACGCCACCTTCCCGTTCAAGCTGTCCACGCCGGTCGCGGGCATCGTCAACCCCGACGACTACGACAAGAACAAGCTGCGGGACGGCTTCGACGTGAGCGGCTCCGGCCCCTACACCCTTGAGGCCGAGGTCAAGGACAACGAGATGGTCAAGGCCGTCTTCAGCAAGAACCCCAATTACCAGGGCACTTCGAAACTCAAGAACGACAAGGTCGAGCTGCGGTCCTTCGAGGCGACCGGCGCCATGGGCACCGCGCTCGAAAAGGGCGACATCGACATGATGACCCGCACCATCTCGCCCGCGCAGATCAAGAAGCTCCAGAACGACACGGAAACCGATGTCGACCTGATCGAGCAGCCCGGTCTGGAGATCCGCTACCTCGGCTTCAACACGGACGACCCGTCGGTGAAGACCAAGGCGGTCCGCCAGGCGATGGCGCAAGTCATCAACCGGGGCGAGCTCACCTCCGAGGTGTACGGCTCCGGCGCCGACCCGCTGTACTCGATGGTCCCGGCCACCGTCACGGGGCACGCCAACTCGTTCTTCAACAAGTACGGCGACCCGAGCGTCTCCAAGGCCAAGGAGCTGCTGTCCAAGGCGAGCATCACCACGCCGGTGAAGCTGACGCTGCACTACACGGACGACCACTACGGCCCGGCCACCAAGGAAGAGTTCGAGGTGCTGCAGAAGCAGCTCAACGACAGCGGCCTCTTCAAGGTGGGCATCGAGGGCGAGAAGTGGGAGACCTTCCGCCCGAACGAGCAGAAGGGCGACTACGAGGTCTACGGCATGGGCTGGTTCCCCGACTTCCCCGACGCCGACAACTACCTCGCGCCGTTCCTCGACAAGGACAACACCATCGGCTCGCCCTACACGAACGAGACGATCCGCGGCGTCCTGATCCCCGAGTCCCGCCGCGAGGCCGACCGCCTCACCGCGTCGAACAGCATCGAGGAGATCCAGAGCATCGTCGCCGAGGACGTCCCGGTCCTGCCGCTGTGGCAGGGCAAGCAGTACATCGCCGCACAGGACGACATCACCGGTGCCGAGTACGCGCTCAACTCGTCCGCGACACTCCAGCTGTGGGAGCTCGGCCGCGGAGTGGGCGGCTGA
- a CDS encoding ABC transporter substrate-binding protein: protein MNMRTKWPVLPVMAGLSAGLLTGCGSETGSAGGSDTDIVVGMTDDVLATDPASGYDPGSWLLFNNVFQSLLSFPKGGTEPVPEAAKECSFTDAAAKVFECTLRDGLRFSNGDELTSRDVKFSFDRMLKIDDADGPAIMFPMLDKVETPNDKKVVFKLKVSDATFPSKIASGAGSIVNRREYSADGLREDGEAVGSGPYKLESFGEDEAVFSVNENYEGTAKTRNSGVVLKLFHGDRSGLKKAVVDNEVDLAYRGLAAQDIAEIEADASGSQDIDVVEGSSAEVQHLVFNMDDPVAGRLGVRKAIAHLLDRNALIDKVYKNTATPLYSIIPAGITGHNTAFFNAYGASPSRAKAEAALAADGITDKVKLTLWSTPTRYGPSTDEEFKAIAGQLNDSGLFDASVRSVSYDQYEKGIEAGEYGVYVKGWVPDYPDPDNFTAPFFGKGNVLANNYTNSTVTGRLIPETAAQSDRSSTHQQYGELQDIVAEEVPVIPVWQAKQYAVVRDSVYGLEYCLDASTVFRFWEISKN, encoded by the coding sequence GTGAACATGCGAACCAAGTGGCCGGTCCTGCCTGTCATGGCGGGACTGTCCGCAGGACTGCTGACCGGATGCGGCTCGGAGACGGGCTCCGCCGGCGGCAGTGACACCGACATCGTCGTGGGGATGACCGACGACGTCCTGGCCACCGATCCGGCCTCCGGCTACGACCCGGGCTCCTGGCTCCTGTTCAACAACGTCTTCCAGTCGTTGCTCAGCTTCCCCAAGGGCGGCACCGAGCCGGTGCCGGAGGCCGCCAAGGAGTGCTCCTTCACGGACGCGGCGGCCAAGGTCTTCGAATGCACCCTGCGCGACGGGCTGCGGTTCAGCAACGGTGACGAGCTGACCTCGCGGGACGTGAAGTTCTCCTTCGACCGCATGCTGAAGATCGACGACGCCGACGGGCCCGCGATCATGTTCCCCATGCTGGACAAGGTGGAGACCCCCAACGACAAGAAGGTCGTCTTCAAGCTCAAGGTCTCCGACGCCACCTTCCCGAGCAAGATCGCCTCGGGTGCCGGTTCCATCGTCAACCGCCGGGAGTACTCCGCCGACGGACTGCGCGAGGACGGCGAGGCCGTCGGCTCAGGCCCGTACAAGCTGGAGTCGTTCGGCGAGGACGAGGCCGTCTTCTCGGTCAACGAGAACTACGAGGGCACCGCGAAGACGCGCAACTCCGGCGTGGTCCTCAAGCTCTTCCACGGCGACCGGTCCGGCCTGAAGAAGGCCGTCGTCGACAACGAGGTCGACCTCGCCTACCGAGGACTGGCCGCCCAGGACATCGCGGAGATCGAGGCGGACGCCTCCGGCAGCCAGGACATCGACGTCGTCGAGGGCTCCAGCGCCGAGGTGCAGCACCTGGTCTTCAACATGGACGACCCGGTGGCGGGCCGGCTGGGTGTCCGCAAGGCCATCGCCCACCTGCTCGACCGCAACGCCCTCATCGACAAGGTCTACAAGAACACCGCGACCCCGCTGTACTCGATCATCCCGGCCGGCATCACGGGCCACAACACGGCCTTCTTCAACGCCTACGGTGCGAGCCCCTCGCGCGCCAAGGCCGAGGCCGCGCTGGCCGCCGACGGCATCACCGACAAGGTGAAGCTGACCCTGTGGTCGACGCCGACCCGCTACGGGCCGTCCACGGACGAGGAGTTCAAGGCGATAGCCGGGCAGCTCAACGACAGCGGCCTGTTCGACGCGAGCGTCAGGTCCGTCTCCTACGACCAGTACGAGAAGGGCATCGAGGCAGGCGAGTACGGCGTGTACGTGAAGGGCTGGGTGCCCGACTACCCGGACCCGGACAACTTCACGGCCCCGTTCTTCGGCAAGGGCAACGTGCTGGCCAACAACTACACGAACAGCACGGTCACCGGGCGGCTCATCCCCGAGACCGCCGCCCAGAGCGACCGCTCGTCGACCCACCAGCAGTACGGCGAACTCCAGGACATCGTCGCCGAGGAGGTCCCGGTCATCCCGGTCTGGCAGGCCAAGCAGTACGCGGTCGTCCGCGACAGCGTGTACGGCCTGGAGTACTGCCTCGACGCCTCGACCGTGTTCCGCTTCTGGGAGATCAGCAAGAACTGA
- a CDS encoding response regulator, with translation MAIRVLLVDDQPLLRTGFRMILEAEQDIAVVGEAGDGLQAIDQVRALQPDVVLMDIRMPRMDGVEATRQITGPGRDGPAKVLVLTTFDLDEYVVEALRAGASGFLLKDAPADELVQAIRVVASGEAMLAPSITRRLLDKYASHLPSGDEPVPDTLHTLTDREVEVLKLVARGLSNAEIAADLFVSETTVKTHVGHVLTKLGLRDRVQAAVYAYESGLVRPGAQ, from the coding sequence GTGGCCATCCGCGTCCTACTGGTCGACGACCAGCCCCTGCTGCGCACCGGCTTCCGGATGATCCTGGAGGCCGAGCAGGACATCGCGGTCGTCGGCGAGGCCGGTGACGGTCTCCAGGCAATCGATCAGGTACGTGCCCTGCAGCCCGATGTGGTTCTGATGGACATCCGTATGCCGCGGATGGACGGAGTCGAGGCGACCCGGCAGATCACCGGTCCCGGCCGGGACGGTCCGGCGAAGGTACTGGTCCTGACGACGTTCGACCTCGACGAGTACGTGGTGGAGGCGCTGCGCGCCGGCGCCAGCGGTTTCCTCCTGAAGGACGCTCCGGCCGACGAACTGGTGCAGGCCATCAGGGTGGTGGCGTCCGGTGAGGCCATGCTCGCGCCCAGCATCACCCGGCGGCTCCTCGACAAGTACGCGAGCCATCTGCCCTCGGGCGACGAGCCCGTGCCGGACACCCTGCACACACTCACCGACCGCGAGGTCGAGGTCCTGAAGCTGGTGGCCCGCGGACTGTCGAACGCCGAGATCGCCGCCGACCTGTTCGTCAGCGAGACCACGGTCAAGACACATGTGGGTCACGTCCTCACCAAGCTGGGGCTGCGGGACCGTGTGCAGGCCGCGGTGTACGCGTACGAGAGCGGTCTGGTGCGCCCCGGCGCGCAGTGA
- a CDS encoding RecB family exonuclease, which yields MTGPEGGGAGEAASAVPASGDAAEPVDAGTPGGPSGRAAGAVPPASLSPSRAGDFMQCPLLYRFRVIDKLPEKPSEAATRGTLVHAVLERLFDSPATERTAPRAKSLIPGQWDRLREAKPELAELFADDDEQVAGERLARWLGEAERLVERWFTLEDPTRLEPAERELFVEARLDSGLKLRGIIDRVDVAPTGEVRIVDYKTGKAPRPEYAEGALFQMKFYALVVWRLKQVVPRRLQLVYLGSGDVLTYDPVPADLERVERKLHALWEAIRLATETGEWRPRPTKLCGWCDHRSVCPEFGGTPPPYPLPVRAPGPSGP from the coding sequence GTGACCGGGCCGGAAGGTGGCGGCGCCGGTGAGGCTGCGTCCGCGGTCCCGGCCTCCGGTGATGCCGCCGAGCCGGTGGACGCCGGTACCCCGGGCGGGCCGTCGGGCCGCGCCGCCGGCGCCGTGCCTCCGGCCTCGCTGTCACCTTCGCGGGCCGGGGACTTCATGCAGTGTCCGCTGCTGTACCGGTTCCGGGTGATCGACAAGCTGCCCGAGAAGCCGAGCGAGGCGGCGACGCGCGGGACGCTGGTGCACGCCGTCCTGGAGCGGCTCTTCGACTCCCCGGCCACCGAGCGGACGGCGCCACGTGCGAAGTCGCTGATCCCCGGTCAGTGGGACCGGCTGCGGGAGGCGAAGCCGGAGCTGGCCGAGCTGTTCGCGGACGACGACGAGCAGGTGGCGGGCGAGCGGCTGGCGCGCTGGCTCGGTGAGGCCGAGCGGCTGGTCGAGCGCTGGTTCACCCTGGAGGACCCGACCCGTCTCGAGCCGGCCGAGCGGGAGCTGTTCGTGGAGGCCCGGCTCGATTCCGGCCTGAAGCTGCGCGGCATCATCGACCGTGTCGACGTGGCGCCCACGGGCGAGGTGCGGATCGTCGACTACAAGACGGGCAAGGCCCCGCGTCCGGAGTACGCGGAAGGCGCCCTGTTCCAGATGAAGTTCTACGCCCTTGTGGTGTGGCGGCTGAAGCAGGTCGTACCGCGCCGCCTCCAGCTCGTCTACCTGGGCAGCGGCGACGTGCTCACGTACGACCCGGTGCCGGCCGATCTGGAACGGGTGGAGCGGAAGTTGCACGCGCTGTGGGAGGCGATCCGGCTCGCCACCGAGACCGGCGAGTGGCGTCCACGGCCCACCAAGCTCTGCGGCTGGTGCGACCACCGGTCGGTCTGTCCGGAATTCGGTGGCACTCCCCCGCCCTATCCGCTCCCCGTGCGGGCGCCCGGGCCGAGCGGTCCGTGA